A section of the Verrucomicrobium sp. GAS474 genome encodes:
- a CDS encoding DoxX family protein, whose product MKALRALLNTSSSSSLLIARLTLGLVMFPHGAQKALGWFGGYGFDATMGFFTGTMHVPALFAFLAIAAEFAGSLGLIFGAVSRVAAFGIASNMVVAILTVHGANGFFMNWNGDQKGEGFEYHLLALGLALIVILKGAGKASVDGALARKIETQG is encoded by the coding sequence ATGAAAGCACTCCGCGCCCTCCTCAACACCAGCTCCTCCTCCTCCCTCCTCATCGCCCGCCTCACCCTCGGCCTCGTCATGTTCCCCCACGGGGCGCAGAAGGCCCTCGGCTGGTTCGGCGGCTACGGCTTCGACGCCACGATGGGCTTCTTCACCGGAACGATGCACGTCCCCGCGCTCTTCGCCTTCCTCGCCATCGCGGCCGAATTCGCCGGATCCCTCGGCCTGATCTTCGGCGCGGTCAGCCGCGTCGCGGCCTTCGGCATCGCCTCGAACATGGTCGTCGCCATCCTGACCGTCCACGGTGCCAACGGCTTCTTCATGAACTGGAATGGCGACCAGAAGGGCGAGGGCTTTGAATACCATCTCCTCGCCCTCGGTCTCGCGTTGATCGTGATCCTGAAGGGCGCGGGCAAGGCTTCCGTCGACGGCGCGCTTGCCCGGAAAATCGAGACCCAGGGCTAA
- a CDS encoding pirin family protein, whose amino-acid sequence MTTTTTKSPSQSPAASGLVLRKASERGHANHGWLDSYHSFSFADYYDPAWMGFRSLRVINDDLVLPGAGFGTHPHRDMEILTYVLHGSVAHKDSMGNGRTLTAGEMQYMSAGSGVQHSEFNPSSTEAGRFLQIWIVPDEKGAKPRYAEKSLRSAKTGRFHLLASKAGRDDSLAIRQDADLWLAKLDAGQAVSRTIPAGRHGWLQVAEGEVTVNGLALATGDALAITGETALSLTASAATQVLLFDLN is encoded by the coding sequence ATGACAACGACCACGACCAAGAGTCCGAGCCAGAGCCCCGCCGCCTCCGGCCTCGTCCTTCGCAAGGCGAGCGAACGGGGCCATGCCAACCACGGCTGGCTCGACAGCTATCACTCCTTCAGCTTCGCCGACTACTACGATCCCGCCTGGATGGGCTTCCGCTCCCTCCGTGTGATCAACGACGACCTCGTCCTTCCCGGCGCGGGCTTCGGCACCCATCCCCACCGGGACATGGAGATCCTGACCTACGTCCTCCACGGCTCCGTCGCCCACAAGGACTCGATGGGCAACGGCCGCACCCTCACGGCGGGCGAGATGCAATACATGTCGGCCGGTTCCGGCGTCCAGCACAGCGAGTTCAATCCCTCCTCGACCGAGGCGGGCCGTTTCCTCCAGATCTGGATCGTCCCCGACGAGAAGGGCGCGAAGCCCCGCTACGCCGAGAAATCGCTCCGCTCCGCGAAGACCGGCCGCTTCCATCTGCTGGCCAGCAAGGCGGGCCGCGACGATTCCCTCGCGATCCGGCAGGACGCCGACCTCTGGCTGGCGAAGCTCGACGCCGGGCAGGCCGTTTCCCGGACGATCCCGGCGGGCCGCCACGGCTGGCTCCAGGTCGCCGAGGGCGAGGTGACCGTGAACGGCCTCGCCCTGGCCACCGGCGACGCCCTCGCGATCACCGGGGAGACCGCACTCTCCCTCACCGCCTCCGCCGCGACCCAGGTTCTTTTATTCGACCTCAACTGA
- a CDS encoding LysR substrate-binding domain-containing protein — protein MELRHLRYFVAVAEEENVSRAALKLHVSQPALSRQIRDLEDEIGFALFERDAKSLRLTEAGRVFLPESWEVIRRAGEAVTKARAVALGSGSEIAVGYAPSLTFQILPKALRAFQEKMPNVRVALHDLSTEEMLFGLLEGKLQAALLPKPTGGALRRLNYTEIARYALCAAVAPGHPLVAEMGKKKSLPIARAAQEPLVAYTRKDYPDYHDLIDRTFAPLARKPRIAEEHDGVTSLLASVESGRGLALLPESIVDMVGPRLVLFPLVPAPAPASVGLAWRKEEAGKALGEFIAACSTCSGKIGR, from the coding sequence ATGGAACTCCGTCACCTCCGCTACTTCGTCGCCGTCGCCGAAGAGGAAAACGTCAGCCGGGCCGCGCTGAAGCTCCACGTTTCCCAGCCCGCCCTCAGCCGCCAGATCCGCGACCTGGAGGACGAGATCGGCTTCGCCCTCTTCGAGCGGGACGCCAAGTCCCTCCGCCTCACCGAGGCCGGGCGGGTCTTCCTCCCCGAATCGTGGGAAGTGATCCGCCGCGCCGGGGAGGCCGTCACGAAGGCGCGCGCCGTCGCCCTCGGCTCGGGCAGCGAGATCGCCGTCGGCTACGCCCCTTCCCTCACCTTCCAGATCCTCCCGAAGGCGCTCCGGGCCTTCCAGGAAAAGATGCCGAACGTCCGCGTCGCCCTCCACGACCTCTCGACCGAGGAGATGCTCTTCGGCCTCCTCGAGGGGAAGCTCCAGGCCGCCCTCCTGCCGAAGCCGACCGGCGGGGCGCTGCGCCGCCTGAATTACACCGAGATCGCCCGCTACGCCCTCTGCGCCGCCGTCGCCCCCGGCCACCCCCTCGTCGCCGAGATGGGCAAAAAGAAATCGCTCCCCATCGCCCGCGCCGCGCAGGAGCCCCTCGTCGCCTATACGCGGAAGGACTACCCCGACTACCACGACCTGATCGACCGGACCTTCGCCCCCCTCGCGCGGAAGCCCCGCATCGCCGAGGAGCACGACGGCGTCACCAGCCTCCTCGCCTCGGTCGAGTCGGGCCGGGGCCTCGCCCTGCTGCCGGAGAGCATCGTCGACATGGTCGGCCCGCGCCTCGTCCTCTTCCCCCTCGTCCCCGCCCCCGCGCCCGCCTCGGTCGGCCTGGCATGGCGGAAGGAAGAGGCGGGGAAGGCCCTCGGCGAGTTCATCGCGGCCTGCTCGACCTGTTCGGGCAAGATCGGGCGCTGA
- a CDS encoding nucleotidyltransferase family protein — MKALLLAAGRGTRMGALTEALPKPMVAARPPGAAPDAPLRPILETILSGLRDEAGITEVCIIVGWQAHIIRDHFGDGSAHGLKITYLVQEVQDGTGKAPELAREWIGDAPFFLSYGDILVPARDYRTLVDGFNEEPVGGVIGLIDGQDLTKGGAIVLDAGRRVIEIVEKAAPDAIPANAYYNSGLYILTPGIFTHTATLRKSPRGEYELTDALRGLAAGGKLKGVFLSEKWVDVRDPGVLAQLNGTS, encoded by the coding sequence ATGAAAGCCCTCCTCCTCGCCGCCGGACGCGGCACCCGCATGGGTGCCCTGACCGAAGCCCTTCCGAAGCCGATGGTCGCCGCCCGTCCGCCCGGGGCCGCTCCCGACGCCCCCCTCCGACCGATCCTCGAGACGATCCTCTCCGGCCTGCGCGACGAGGCGGGAATCACCGAGGTCTGCATCATCGTCGGCTGGCAGGCCCACATCATCCGGGACCACTTCGGCGACGGCTCCGCCCACGGCCTGAAGATCACCTACCTCGTGCAGGAGGTCCAGGACGGCACCGGCAAGGCCCCCGAGCTGGCGCGGGAGTGGATCGGCGACGCCCCCTTCTTCCTCTCCTACGGGGACATCCTCGTCCCCGCGCGCGATTACCGCACCCTCGTCGACGGCTTCAATGAAGAACCCGTCGGCGGCGTCATCGGCCTCATCGACGGCCAGGACCTCACGAAGGGCGGGGCCATCGTCCTCGACGCCGGACGGCGCGTCATCGAGATCGTCGAGAAGGCGGCCCCCGACGCGATTCCCGCGAACGCCTACTACAACAGCGGCCTCTACATCCTCACCCCCGGGATCTTCACCCACACCGCCACGCTCCGGAAATCGCCCCGGGGCGAGTACGAGCTGACCGACGCCCTCCGCGGCCTCGCCGCCGGAGGGAAACTGAAGGGAGTCTTCCTCAGCGAGAAATGGGTCGATGTCCGCGACCCCGGCGTCCTCGCCCAGCTCAACGGGACTTCTTAG
- a CDS encoding tyrosine recombinase, translating to MGTPVAPALPPLWELEIEDCLAFLATERNHATNSQLINHTALLAFGAWMRRNLGEVGPEAVDVETVVRFLREERLARELSPASIKVHVVALRHFFRRLHASGRIPRDPTETLDIPKIGRFLPECLSEDDVGKLLSVPFPEGHLGLRDRAILEIFYGSGLRLAELTTLRIESVIREPEDNGGGKGMALLRIIGKGNKERVVPLGSKALAALDAYLDNARLYLATGKSGGEIFLGRNGTALTRARVWQIVKACALRAGFAKNVFPHLLRHSFATHLLENGADLRVIQELLGHASIATTQIYTHVDAARLRDVHRSHHPRSRLPSA from the coding sequence ATGGGAACCCCCGTCGCCCCCGCCCTTCCTCCCCTCTGGGAACTCGAGATCGAGGATTGCCTCGCCTTCCTCGCGACCGAGAGGAACCACGCGACGAACTCCCAGCTCATCAATCACACGGCCCTCCTCGCCTTCGGCGCGTGGATGCGGCGGAACCTCGGCGAGGTCGGCCCCGAGGCGGTCGATGTCGAGACCGTCGTCCGCTTCCTCCGCGAGGAGCGCCTCGCCCGGGAGCTCTCCCCCGCCTCGATCAAGGTCCACGTCGTCGCCCTCCGCCACTTCTTCCGCCGCCTCCACGCCTCGGGCCGCATCCCGCGCGACCCGACCGAGACCCTCGACATCCCGAAGATCGGCCGCTTCCTCCCCGAATGCCTCAGCGAGGACGACGTGGGGAAGCTCCTCTCCGTCCCCTTCCCGGAGGGCCACCTCGGCCTGCGGGACCGCGCCATCCTCGAGATCTTCTACGGCTCCGGCCTCCGCCTCGCCGAGCTGACCACCCTCCGCATCGAATCGGTGATCCGCGAGCCGGAGGACAACGGCGGAGGCAAGGGAATGGCCCTCCTCCGCATCATCGGCAAGGGAAACAAGGAGCGGGTCGTCCCCCTCGGCAGCAAGGCCCTCGCCGCCCTCGACGCCTACCTCGACAACGCCCGCCTCTACCTCGCCACCGGGAAGAGCGGCGGAGAGATCTTCCTCGGCCGAAACGGCACGGCCCTGACGCGCGCCCGGGTCTGGCAGATCGTGAAGGCGTGCGCCCTCCGGGCCGGTTTCGCGAAGAACGTCTTCCCCCACCTCCTGCGTCACTCCTTCGCCACCCACCTCCTCGAGAACGGGGCCGACCTCCGGGTCATCCAGGAACTCCTCGGCCATGCCAGCATCGCCACCACGCAGATCTACACCCACGTCGACGCCGCCCGCCTCCGCGACGTCCACCGCAGCCACCACCCGCGCTCGCGCCTCCCCTCCGCCTGA
- the rnc gene encoding ribonuclease III, producing the protein MEPSSPLPPPLRTLEERLAHRFADPQILLEALTHPSTAQGKERKAAAPDNERLEFLGDAVLQLAVTERLYALFPEAPEGQLTPWRASLVSRARMADLATRLGLGDLLSMSRGEERNGGRTRQSILANAMEAVFGAVFRDAGWEAARKVILHLLDTEIAHLHAAPQEAAAINAKGELQELLQREGKEAPRYLCLKEEGASHDRFYEVLVTWKGLELARGTGKSKHEAEFAAAAEALKSLAKK; encoded by the coding sequence ATGGAACCGTCCTCCCCCCTTCCCCCCCCGCTCCGCACCCTCGAAGAGCGCCTCGCCCACCGCTTCGCCGATCCGCAGATCCTCCTCGAAGCCCTCACCCACCCCTCCACCGCGCAGGGGAAGGAGAGGAAAGCCGCCGCGCCCGACAACGAGCGGCTCGAATTCCTCGGCGACGCCGTCCTCCAGCTCGCCGTCACGGAGCGCCTCTACGCCCTCTTCCCCGAGGCTCCGGAGGGACAGCTCACCCCGTGGCGGGCCAGCCTCGTCAGCCGCGCCCGGATGGCCGACCTCGCCACCCGCCTCGGCCTCGGCGATCTCCTTTCCATGAGCCGGGGCGAGGAACGGAACGGGGGCCGCACCCGGCAATCGATCCTCGCGAACGCGATGGAGGCCGTCTTCGGGGCCGTCTTCCGCGACGCCGGTTGGGAAGCCGCCCGCAAGGTCATCCTCCACCTCCTCGACACCGAGATCGCCCACCTCCACGCCGCCCCCCAGGAAGCCGCCGCCATCAACGCCAAGGGCGAGCTGCAGGAACTCCTCCAACGCGAGGGCAAGGAAGCCCCCCGCTACCTCTGCCTCAAGGAGGAAGGCGCCTCGCACGACCGCTTCTACGAAGTCCTCGTCACATGGAAAGGCCTCGAACTCGCGCGGGGAACAGGAAAGAGCAAACACGAGGCCGAGTTCGCCGCCGCCGCCGAGGCATTGAAAAGTTTGGCAAAGAAATAA
- a CDS encoding sulfite exporter TauE/SafE family protein, producing MEYGHVPAFLLLSVLGLLAGTFSGIVGTGSSLVLMPVLVLLFGPQRAVPVMAVAAILGNAARIAAWWREVDWRAWTAYSITAIPAAALGARTLLALPPRLVEGGLGIFFLLMIPATRWLTARKLRLKTWHLVASGAFIGFLTGIVVTTGPINVPLFLACGLVKGAFLSTEAACSLGVYLSKAIAFRSFNALPVEAVLKGCFVGLFLMLGQFLAKRFVHRMKAETFRGTVDAMLVLSGVTLLWAAWRG from the coding sequence ATGGAATACGGGCACGTTCCGGCCTTTCTGCTTCTCTCGGTCCTCGGCCTCCTGGCGGGGACGTTCAGCGGGATCGTCGGCACCGGCTCGTCCCTGGTCCTGATGCCGGTGCTCGTCCTCCTCTTCGGCCCGCAACGGGCGGTGCCGGTCATGGCGGTCGCGGCGATCCTCGGGAACGCGGCCCGCATCGCGGCATGGTGGCGAGAGGTCGATTGGCGGGCGTGGACGGCCTACTCGATCACGGCGATCCCCGCCGCCGCGCTGGGGGCCCGGACGCTCCTCGCGCTGCCGCCCCGGCTCGTCGAGGGCGGGCTCGGGATCTTCTTCCTCCTCATGATCCCGGCGACGCGGTGGCTCACGGCGCGGAAGCTGCGGTTGAAGACCTGGCACCTCGTCGCCAGCGGGGCCTTCATCGGGTTCCTCACCGGGATCGTCGTCACCACGGGGCCGATTAACGTCCCCCTCTTCCTGGCGTGCGGCTTGGTGAAGGGGGCCTTCCTCTCGACCGAGGCGGCCTGTTCCCTCGGCGTCTACCTCAGCAAGGCGATTGCCTTTCGCAGCTTCAACGCCCTGCCGGTCGAGGCGGTGTTGAAGGGTTGCTTCGTCGGCCTTTTCCTCATGCTGGGTCAGTTCCTTGCGAAACGGTTTGTTCACCGGATGAAGGCGGAGACGTTCCGGGGGACGGTCGATGCGATGCTGGTGCTTTCGGGCGTGACGCTGCTTTGGGCGGCGTGGCGGGGGTAG
- the hemB gene encoding porphobilinogen synthase translates to MPDPFPLPLARRPRRLRQNAAIRAFAAETELTPGRLVAPLFIRDVGAIPETISSMPGVKRHLEDSLLFEVEALHKLGIGMVALFPSLGGVEKDDAGSAALDPTGLIPWTVARLKKEFPDMAIMTDLALDPFTTHGHDGIWDPKRGDLDNDATVAVLAQMGVIHAQAGADFVAPSDMMDGRVGAIRSALDEAGLIHSGIVAYSAKFASAYYGPFREAVGSGASTGGTYLDKRTYQLNPANRREAVLEALLDEEEGADVVMVKPAGPYLDIVREVREAVHVPVAAYQVSGEYAQIVAAGQAGWIDLRKTRDESLLGIRRAGADLILTYFAREWAEDFARRS, encoded by the coding sequence ATGCCCGATCCTTTCCCTCTCCCCCTTGCCCGTCGACCCCGGCGTCTCCGCCAGAATGCGGCGATCCGCGCCTTCGCGGCGGAGACGGAACTGACGCCGGGACGGCTCGTCGCGCCGCTCTTCATCCGCGACGTGGGGGCGATCCCGGAGACGATCTCCTCGATGCCCGGCGTGAAGCGGCACCTGGAGGATTCGCTCCTGTTCGAGGTCGAGGCGCTCCACAAGCTCGGCATCGGGATGGTGGCGCTCTTCCCCTCCCTCGGGGGGGTGGAGAAGGACGACGCCGGTTCGGCGGCCCTCGATCCGACGGGGCTGATCCCCTGGACTGTCGCGCGGCTGAAGAAGGAGTTCCCCGACATGGCGATCATGACCGACCTCGCCCTCGATCCTTTCACGACCCATGGCCACGACGGCATCTGGGACCCGAAGCGCGGCGACCTCGACAACGACGCCACCGTGGCGGTGCTGGCGCAGATGGGGGTGATCCACGCCCAGGCGGGGGCCGATTTCGTCGCCCCTTCCGACATGATGGACGGGCGGGTCGGGGCGATCCGCTCCGCCCTCGACGAGGCGGGGCTGATCCATTCCGGCATCGTCGCCTACTCGGCGAAATTCGCCTCGGCCTACTACGGTCCCTTCCGCGAGGCGGTGGGGAGCGGGGCCTCGACCGGGGGGACCTACCTCGACAAGCGGACCTACCAGTTGAACCCGGCGAACCGCCGCGAGGCGGTGCTGGAGGCCCTCCTCGACGAGGAGGAGGGGGCCGACGTGGTGATGGTGAAGCCCGCCGGACCTTACCTCGACATCGTCCGCGAGGTGCGCGAGGCGGTCCACGTCCCCGTTGCCGCCTATCAGGTCTCGGGCGAGTACGCGCAGATCGTGGCGGCGGGACAGGCCGGGTGGATCGACCTCAGGAAGACGCGGGACGAATCGCTCCTCGGGATCCGCCGCGCCGGGGCCGACCTGATCCTCACCTACTTCGCCCGGGAGTGGGCGGAGGACTTCGCTCGGCGGAGCTAG
- the upp gene encoding uracil phosphoribosyltransferase yields MASLHTLADHPLVADRLRILRDRETPQADFVRALEHLSYLLAAKATDHLRLATVTVTTPLEKTAAAQLSDPILLVPILRAGMGLLRGFEHLLPEARIAFFGAARDEKTLHPVIYLDKIPADIPPSTAVFLLDPMLATGHSALAAIDRLMSKGARWITLVSVLAAPEGIAAVHAVRPDVTIVTAAIDRHLNGHGYILPGLGDAGDRQFGC; encoded by the coding sequence ATGGCCTCCCTCCACACCCTTGCCGACCATCCCCTCGTCGCCGACCGCCTCCGCATCCTCCGCGACAGGGAGACGCCGCAGGCCGATTTCGTCCGGGCCTTGGAGCATCTTTCCTACCTCCTCGCCGCGAAGGCGACCGACCACCTCCGCCTCGCGACGGTCACCGTCACCACGCCGCTGGAAAAAACCGCCGCCGCCCAGTTGAGCGATCCGATCCTCCTCGTCCCGATCCTGCGGGCCGGGATGGGACTCCTGCGCGGTTTCGAGCATCTCCTCCCCGAGGCGCGGATCGCCTTCTTCGGCGCGGCGCGGGACGAGAAGACCCTTCATCCGGTGATCTACCTCGACAAGATTCCCGCCGACATCCCCCCGTCGACCGCCGTCTTCCTCCTCGACCCGATGCTCGCGACCGGCCACAGCGCCCTGGCGGCGATCGACCGCCTGATGTCGAAGGGGGCGCGATGGATCACCCTCGTCTCGGTCCTCGCCGCTCCGGAGGGGATCGCCGCCGTCCACGCCGTCCGGCCCGACGTGACGATCGTCACGGCCGCCATCGACCGTCACCTGAACGGCCACGGGTATATCCTCCCCGGCCTCGGCGACGCGGGGGACCGGCAGTTCGGATGCTAG
- a CDS encoding cyclic nucleotide-binding domain-containing protein, with amino-acid sequence MAEAAIWEFKGGDVLFREGDPWDGLYLIKSGNVEIFRERGGKTIQLGLQGPNEFLGTATIFTREPRTAGARALSDLSVQFFDSEFIHQNFGFSNPAVALLMKDVIGRLKFVNQQLTEARLQQANDTPPWHITLRHIRQLINLLIVLLRSLTFEFEGKTYFQTSNLGTLLQDVLRFRSDYADNLFGLLTRSGVLTAAETEAYGLCLVNPSISKLQAFLEFSEKTERLEILTPNAQETEALPALRLLVQLMDLPGYGDVIPIDRLAPFLEKLWTEVPGIESAMVLANMGFVSILDDGRVRLDCPKILQYTYFNQILIGLHTLTPFLLD; translated from the coding sequence ATGGCTGAAGCGGCAATCTGGGAGTTCAAGGGCGGGGATGTGCTTTTTCGTGAAGGCGATCCGTGGGACGGGCTTTATCTGATCAAGTCGGGGAACGTCGAAATCTTCCGCGAACGCGGGGGGAAGACGATCCAGCTCGGCCTCCAGGGGCCGAACGAGTTCCTCGGCACCGCGACGATCTTCACCCGGGAACCCCGGACGGCGGGCGCGCGGGCGCTGAGCGATCTCTCGGTCCAGTTCTTCGACTCGGAGTTCATCCACCAGAACTTCGGCTTCTCCAATCCCGCCGTCGCCCTCCTGATGAAGGACGTGATCGGGCGGCTGAAGTTCGTGAACCAGCAGCTGACCGAGGCGCGCCTCCAGCAGGCGAACGACACGCCCCCCTGGCACATCACCCTCCGCCACATCCGCCAGCTAATCAACCTCCTGATCGTGCTGCTCCGGAGCCTGACGTTCGAGTTCGAGGGGAAGACCTACTTCCAGACCTCCAACCTCGGGACGCTGCTCCAGGACGTCCTCCGGTTCCGCAGCGATTACGCCGACAATCTCTTCGGCCTCCTCACCCGCTCCGGCGTGCTGACGGCGGCGGAGACCGAGGCCTACGGCCTCTGCCTCGTCAATCCGTCGATCTCGAAGCTCCAGGCCTTCCTCGAGTTCAGCGAGAAGACCGAGCGGCTCGAGATCCTGACGCCGAACGCGCAGGAGACCGAGGCGCTGCCCGCCCTGCGGCTCCTCGTCCAGCTGATGGACCTCCCCGGCTACGGCGACGTCATCCCGATCGACCGCCTCGCCCCCTTCCTGGAAAAGCTCTGGACCGAGGTCCCCGGCATCGAGAGCGCGATGGTGCTGGCGAACATGGGCTTCGTCTCGATCCTCGACGACGGCCGGGTCCGGCTCGATTGCCCGAAGATTCTCCAGTACACCTATTTCAACCAGATCCTGATCGGGCTCCACACGCTGACCCCGTTCCTCCTCGATTAG
- a CDS encoding polymer-forming cytoskeletal protein produces MAETTQTVIGKTITIKGDIQGDEPLTIEGKVEGKIQLDSTIHVKESGVVNADISSRSITIEGAVSGNITATEKVEILPAGIMVGDIKAPRVVINDGALLKGQVEMEVTDEKIRAKRETLPKAPVPPAAPRTFSSIEE; encoded by the coding sequence ATGGCAGAAACCACGCAGACCGTTATCGGCAAAACGATCACCATCAAAGGCGACATCCAGGGCGATGAGCCGCTGACGATCGAAGGCAAAGTCGAAGGCAAGATCCAGCTCGACAGCACGATCCACGTCAAGGAGAGCGGCGTCGTCAATGCCGACATTAGCTCCCGCAGCATCACCATCGAAGGCGCCGTCTCCGGCAACATCACCGCGACGGAGAAGGTCGAGATCCTTCCCGCCGGCATCATGGTGGGCGACATCAAGGCCCCCCGCGTGGTCATCAACGACGGCGCGCTCCTCAAGGGCCAGGTCGAGATGGAAGTCACCGACGAGAAGATCCGCGCCAAGCGCGAAACCCTCCCGAAGGCTCCCGTTCCCCCCGCGGCTCCCCGGACCTTCTCGAGCATCGAGGAGTAG
- a CDS encoding acyloxyacyl hydrolase: protein MKLSPLTHIALALTAVALTSFASSAHAGTESPKEIAIVKTEKPTDRDWSIEVGSGAQFSNIRSSTLDNYTMVPAFVTASLKIDDVSLDEPLGGILRGNTEFVFQGSGYAITSGRESRLIGANFGPRYNFVQPGWKLVPFVEGLVGFYFADSNQQHIPTATSQIEHGLGQDFNFTFGVASGVRYDINDDWFTRLTLAYTHVSNAGLSEPQNSNRAIDAFGPEVSVGRRF from the coding sequence ATGAAGCTCTCTCCTCTCACCCACATTGCCTTGGCCCTTACCGCCGTCGCCCTCACCTCGTTCGCTTCGTCCGCCCACGCCGGCACCGAAAGCCCGAAGGAAATCGCCATCGTCAAGACGGAGAAGCCGACCGACCGCGACTGGTCGATCGAAGTCGGCAGCGGCGCCCAGTTCTCGAACATCCGCTCCTCGACCCTCGACAACTACACCATGGTCCCCGCCTTCGTGACCGCCTCCCTGAAGATCGACGACGTCTCCCTCGACGAGCCCCTGGGCGGCATCCTCCGCGGCAACACCGAATTCGTCTTCCAGGGTTCCGGCTACGCGATCACCTCGGGCCGCGAGTCCCGCCTGATCGGCGCGAACTTCGGCCCCCGCTACAACTTCGTCCAGCCCGGCTGGAAGCTCGTTCCCTTCGTCGAAGGCCTCGTCGGCTTCTACTTCGCCGACTCGAACCAGCAGCACATCCCGACCGCCACCTCGCAGATCGAGCACGGCCTCGGCCAGGACTTCAACTTCACCTTCGGCGTCGCCAGCGGTGTCCGCTACGACATCAACGACGACTGGTTCACCCGGCTGACGCTCGCCTACACCCACGTCTCCAACGCGGGCCTCTCCGAGCCCCAGAACAGCAACCGCGCCATCGACGCCTTCGGGCCCGAAGTCTCGGTCGGCCGCCGCTTCTGA
- the pgl gene encoding 6-phosphogluconolactonase, which translates to MAIPLSPAVRVFPDADACAAAAAQTFLELALAAVEAQKPFRVALSGGSTPKRLYTILASRPEFRDAMPWGKIHFFFSDERHVPPDHADSNYNTAKQGLFSQLPIPAANIHRVHGELTDTADAASRYQNTIAASFGGSDEAVPAFDLIFLGMGPDGHTASLFPGTTGLEEKKKWVIANHVPQLATDRVTFTYPLLNAAEKVLLLVTGADKAERLETILVPGAPEAFPVQAVKPKAGALEWYLDAAAAAKLAPPAEKSA; encoded by the coding sequence ATGGCCATCCCCCTTTCCCCTGCCGTCCGCGTTTTCCCCGATGCCGATGCGTGCGCCGCCGCCGCGGCCCAGACCTTCCTCGAGCTCGCCCTCGCCGCCGTCGAGGCCCAGAAGCCGTTCCGCGTCGCCCTCTCGGGCGGCTCGACCCCGAAGCGCCTCTACACGATCCTCGCCTCCCGCCCCGAGTTCCGGGACGCCATGCCGTGGGGAAAGATCCACTTCTTCTTCAGCGACGAGCGCCACGTCCCGCCCGACCACGCCGACAGCAATTACAACACGGCGAAACAGGGCCTTTTCTCCCAGCTCCCGATCCCGGCGGCGAACATCCACCGGGTCCACGGGGAGTTGACCGACACCGCCGACGCGGCCAGCCGCTACCAGAACACGATCGCCGCCTCCTTCGGCGGGAGCGACGAGGCCGTCCCGGCCTTCGACCTCATCTTCCTCGGCATGGGCCCCGACGGCCACACCGCCTCCCTTTTCCCGGGGACGACGGGGCTGGAGGAAAAGAAGAAGTGGGTGATCGCGAATCACGTCCCCCAGTTGGCGACCGACCGGGTCACCTTCACCTATCCCCTGCTCAACGCCGCCGAAAAGGTCCTCCTCCTGGTGACGGGAGCCGACAAGGCCGAGCGGCTCGAGACGATCCTCGTCCCCGGCGCGCCGGAGGCCTTCCCCGTCCAGGCGGTGAAGCCGAAGGCGGGCGCGCTCGAATGGTACCTCGATGCGGCGGCGGCGGCGAAGCTCGCCCCGCCCGCGGAAAAGAGCGCCTAA